Proteins from a single region of Thermotoga maritima MSB8:
- the fsa gene encoding fructose-6-phosphate aldolase has translation MKIFLDTANLEEIKKGVEWGIVDGVTTNPTLISKEGAEFKQRVKEICDLVKGPVSAEVVSLDYEGMVREARELAQISEYVVIKIPMTPDGIKAVKTLSAEGIKTNVTLVFSPAQAILAAKAGATYVSPFVGRMDDLSNDGMRMLGEIVEIYNNYGFETEIIAASIRHPMHVVEAALMGVDIVTMPFAVLEKLFKHPMTDLGIERFMEDWKKYLENLKK, from the coding sequence ATGAAGATCTTTCTGGACACAGCAAACTTAGAAGAGATCAAAAAAGGTGTTGAATGGGGTATCGTGGATGGAGTAACGACGAATCCAACACTGATTTCAAAGGAAGGAGCAGAGTTCAAACAGAGAGTGAAAGAGATCTGCGATCTGGTGAAAGGTCCCGTTTCTGCGGAGGTTGTGTCTCTCGACTACGAAGGCATGGTGAGAGAGGCGAGAGAACTCGCTCAGATCAGCGAATACGTGGTGATCAAGATACCAATGACACCCGATGGCATCAAAGCGGTGAAGACTCTCTCTGCAGAGGGTATAAAGACAAACGTGACACTCGTGTTCAGCCCAGCCCAGGCCATTCTGGCCGCGAAAGCGGGAGCAACCTACGTGAGCCCCTTCGTTGGAAGGATGGACGATCTTTCAAACGACGGAATGAGAATGCTTGGAGAAATCGTCGAGATCTACAACAACTACGGTTTCGAAACCGAGATCATCGCCGCAAGCATCAGACATCCAATGCACGTGGTGGAAGCAGCACTTATGGGTGTGGATATCGTGACGATGCCATTTGCCGTGCTGGAGAAACTCTTCAAACACCCGATGACGGATCTTGGAATAGAAAGGTTCATGGAAGACTGGAAAAAGTATTTGGAGAACCTGAAGAAATAA
- a CDS encoding carbohydrate kinase family protein, which translates to MNVLCTGEILIDFISEDKGKNLSQSELFRKKAGGSPLNVAVALKRLGREVSFLGKLGGDQFSEFLLEVMKKEGIDTTHIIFDSSCKTTLAFVARDAQGNPDFVFFREKPADTNLRPEEVNIDPAQFSFLHIGSYSLAVEPSRSAYLKVMETFLEEGKPVSYDPNVRPSLIEDRNTFVKDFLEISSKVDIVKLSDKDLEYIFQEDLETAVDKIPIKENGLLFVTMGERGCLVKFKGEKRMVPSFKVKPVDATGCGDSFTAAVIHKYLEKTPETIEDAVEIGKFANAVAAIVITRVGGVDAMPVLDEVEMFLSNQER; encoded by the coding sequence GTGAATGTTCTCTGCACCGGTGAAATCCTCATTGATTTCATCTCAGAGGACAAAGGAAAGAACCTTTCACAGAGTGAGCTCTTCAGAAAGAAAGCGGGAGGTTCTCCCCTGAACGTCGCCGTTGCTCTCAAAAGACTGGGAAGAGAGGTTTCTTTTCTCGGAAAACTTGGAGGAGACCAGTTCTCCGAGTTCCTACTTGAGGTGATGAAAAAAGAAGGCATAGACACAACACACATCATCTTCGATTCTTCTTGTAAGACTACCCTCGCTTTTGTGGCAAGAGACGCTCAGGGAAATCCGGATTTCGTCTTCTTCAGAGAAAAACCAGCCGATACGAATCTGAGACCGGAAGAAGTGAACATCGACCCCGCACAATTTTCTTTCCTTCACATCGGATCATACTCTCTTGCCGTTGAACCATCGAGAAGCGCCTATTTGAAAGTGATGGAAACGTTTTTGGAAGAAGGGAAGCCCGTCTCTTACGATCCGAACGTGAGACCCTCACTGATAGAAGACAGAAACACCTTCGTGAAGGACTTTCTCGAGATCTCTTCGAAGGTAGATATCGTAAAACTCAGCGACAAGGATCTGGAATACATCTTCCAGGAAGATTTAGAAACGGCCGTTGACAAAATTCCGATCAAGGAAAACGGCCTGCTTTTTGTGACCATGGGAGAAAGGGGATGTCTTGTGAAGTTCAAAGGAGAAAAACGTATGGTTCCTTCTTTCAAAGTAAAACCTGTGGATGCCACGGGGTGCGGAGACTCGTTCACAGCCGCTGTGATACACAAGTATCTGGAGAAAACACCTGAAACGATCGAAGACGCTGTCGAGATAGGAAAGTTCGCCAACGCCGTCGCCGCTATCGTTATCACAAGAGTAGGCGGTGTAGATGCTATGCCGGTGTTAGATGAAGTTGAAATGTTTCTATCAAATCAGGAACGTTGA
- a CDS encoding SDR family NAD(P)-dependent oxidoreductase — protein sequence MNILEKLFSLKRKVALVTGGGQGIGKAIAQALAAAGAAVLIMDINEETARRTVEEIKEKGGEADFYVGDVTKEEDCFGAVKKALDRWGKLDIGVNNAGIGDWCEAENYPVEKWKKVIDVNLVGVFLSAKAEFHAMKERKYGKIINIASMSGHIVNKPQKQTAYNASKAGVIHLTRSLAAEWAPYGIRVNSISPGYIRTPLIESPNVKDLVPLWLDMIPLGRLGEVDDLIGAAIFLASPASDYMTGHDLVIDGGYTVW from the coding sequence GTGAATATTCTTGAAAAGCTTTTCTCTTTGAAAAGAAAGGTAGCTCTGGTGACTGGTGGAGGACAGGGCATCGGGAAGGCCATCGCCCAGGCGCTGGCAGCGGCGGGTGCAGCTGTTTTGATCATGGACATAAACGAAGAAACAGCCAGAAGAACGGTCGAAGAGATAAAAGAGAAAGGTGGCGAAGCAGATTTCTATGTTGGGGATGTGACGAAAGAAGAAGATTGTTTTGGAGCGGTCAAAAAGGCGCTGGATAGGTGGGGGAAACTCGACATAGGAGTCAACAACGCGGGAATAGGAGACTGGTGTGAAGCGGAGAATTATCCGGTTGAGAAGTGGAAAAAGGTCATAGACGTGAATCTGGTTGGGGTGTTTCTTTCCGCAAAAGCGGAGTTCCACGCTATGAAGGAAAGAAAATACGGAAAGATCATAAACATCGCGTCCATGTCCGGACACATCGTGAACAAACCTCAGAAGCAGACAGCTTACAACGCTTCGAAAGCGGGTGTGATCCATCTCACCAGATCTCTGGCCGCCGAGTGGGCCCCGTACGGAATCAGGGTGAACAGCATAAGCCCCGGATACATCAGAACACCTCTCATAGAATCTCCAAACGTGAAAGATCTTGTTCCCCTCTGGCTCGACATGATCCCTCTTGGAAGACTGGGAGAGGTGGACGATCTGATAGGAGCTGCTATCTTCCTTGCAAGTCCCGCCTCAGATTACATGACAGGGCACGATCTTGTGATAGACGGAGGCTACACCGTCTGGTGA
- a CDS encoding mannitol dehydrogenase, producing the protein MKVLLIEKPGVASVVEKEIPVPGEDQTLVKVLACGICGTDYKIFSGGTNANYPVVPGHEIVGVVERSGVFEKGQMVVIDPNRSCGKCDYCRKGMSQFCENLQATGVTEPGGFAEYVLVENSQVYPVRNVPAERAVFAEPLSCVLEGVKMVKHGFYDRILVVGAGSIGVIFGLIFKKIFPGAEIVLAEKDEKRAEYVVQTFGLKVDEPKGEYDLTVECSGTVEGFKTCFEHTGKGGMLLQFSVISKDKMVEISPFEIYRKEMKILGSYLNPFTMKEAVKIIESGEFPFEKLVTDRLDLEGVKEYLSSHKKALMKGIFS; encoded by the coding sequence ATGAAAGTACTTTTGATAGAAAAACCCGGTGTTGCGAGTGTTGTGGAGAAAGAGATACCCGTTCCCGGTGAAGATCAGACCCTCGTGAAAGTACTCGCGTGCGGTATCTGTGGAACCGACTACAAGATATTCTCAGGAGGCACCAACGCCAACTATCCAGTTGTTCCAGGGCATGAGATCGTCGGCGTCGTTGAAAGATCGGGTGTTTTCGAAAAGGGGCAGATGGTTGTGATCGATCCCAACAGATCCTGTGGGAAGTGTGACTACTGTAGAAAAGGTATGTCTCAGTTCTGTGAAAACCTTCAGGCAACGGGCGTGACAGAACCAGGAGGATTTGCGGAATACGTGCTCGTGGAGAACTCACAGGTTTATCCTGTGAGAAATGTACCCGCAGAGAGAGCCGTTTTCGCAGAACCGCTTTCCTGTGTTCTCGAAGGAGTGAAGATGGTGAAACATGGATTCTACGACAGAATCCTCGTAGTCGGAGCAGGTAGTATAGGTGTGATTTTTGGTCTGATCTTCAAGAAAATTTTTCCGGGTGCAGAAATAGTCCTTGCGGAGAAAGACGAGAAACGTGCGGAATACGTTGTGCAAACTTTTGGATTGAAAGTGGATGAACCAAAAGGAGAGTACGATCTTACTGTCGAGTGTTCTGGTACGGTGGAAGGGTTCAAAACTTGCTTTGAACACACAGGAAAAGGTGGAATGCTCCTTCAGTTCAGCGTCATCTCCAAAGACAAGATGGTTGAGATCTCACCGTTCGAGATCTACCGAAAGGAGATGAAAATACTCGGGTCCTATCTCAATCCTTTCACAATGAAAGAAGCGGTGAAGATCATAGAATCTGGAGAGTTTCCCTTCGAAAAACTTGTCACCGATCGTCTGGATCTTGAAGGGGTGAAAGAATACCTGTCGTCTCACAAAAAGGCATTGATGAAGGGAATTTTTTCTTAA
- a CDS encoding LacI family DNA-binding transcriptional regulator, producing the protein MKKATLKDIAEYFGVSISTVSRALSGKPGVSSELREKILEKAREIGYTPNLMALGLKKGNTRTVGVLIPELSANFFADIVSSIEKSLFHLGYRLILCSTDDDPVKEREHLQLLLDQKVEGILSAPVNVKENKDIYNSIINHFKIPVVFFDRLVEGVDSDFVISDNREGMEILVNYLVKHGHKKIGLIHPLRGSFTGEERLKGFLLFKDSIEIREEWIRDGRSSEQGGYESFLRIMTSQERPTAIVIGNNLMTLGVLKAAKELNIKIPEDISLVSFDDAYWNEIFDPPITCVRQDPQQIGLIAATILLDRMKNRKKPSPRMQVVLKVKFVERSSVRTIKTLKDFS; encoded by the coding sequence ATGAAAAAAGCTACTCTAAAAGACATTGCAGAATATTTTGGTGTCTCAATTTCCACTGTTTCAAGAGCTCTTTCTGGAAAACCCGGTGTCAGCAGTGAATTGAGGGAGAAAATACTGGAAAAAGCCAGAGAAATTGGGTATACCCCAAATTTAATGGCTCTGGGTTTAAAAAAGGGAAATACTAGAACTGTTGGTGTTCTCATACCTGAGTTAAGCGCTAATTTCTTCGCAGATATCGTCTCAAGTATAGAGAAATCATTGTTTCATCTCGGATACAGACTTATACTTTGTTCAACTGATGACGATCCTGTGAAGGAAAGGGAGCATTTACAACTTCTCCTCGATCAAAAAGTAGAGGGAATTCTTTCTGCGCCTGTGAATGTGAAGGAAAATAAGGATATATACAACAGTATAATCAATCACTTCAAAATTCCCGTGGTTTTCTTCGACAGGCTAGTAGAAGGTGTAGACTCTGACTTTGTAATTTCAGATAATAGAGAAGGAATGGAAATACTTGTTAATTACCTTGTAAAGCATGGCCATAAAAAAATCGGTCTCATACATCCTTTAAGAGGTTCTTTTACTGGAGAAGAAAGATTAAAGGGCTTTCTCCTCTTCAAGGACAGCATAGAGATCCGCGAAGAGTGGATAAGAGACGGAAGATCCTCTGAACAGGGTGGATATGAATCCTTTCTGAGGATAATGACAAGTCAGGAAAGACCGACAGCTATTGTCATTGGAAATAACCTGATGACTTTAGGAGTATTAAAAGCTGCTAAGGAGCTGAATATAAAAATACCAGAAGACATATCCCTTGTCAGTTTCGATGATGCATATTGGAACGAAATCTTCGATCCGCCGATAACTTGTGTAAGACAAGACCCCCAACAAATAGGGTTGATAGCAGCAACAATTCTTTTAGACAGAATGAAAAATAGAAAGAAACCATCTCCCCGTATGCAAGTTGTGTTAAAGGTAAAATTCGTGGAGCGATCTTCCGTCAGAACAATAAAAACACTAAAAGATTTCTCGTGA
- a CDS encoding ABC transporter substrate-binding protein, whose translation MKRFLFVAVLFTIFAASFAQFLNVPREQTVIVPGPKTANPGDFNVIAGWKDPHRGIQQLLLEPLWMDDPVRGEIINALAETGPIYNEDFTKMIVKLRKGVYWSDGVPFTADDVVFTVEMCMKYPEMARHMEFNEYIDKVYKEDDYTVVFELKKPNTRFHTYFIDRWGYWWPMPKHVFEKVEDPVGFTFNPPVGTGPYVLKDYDPAGYWVLWERREDWQRTPTGMIFGMPKPKYVLFYAYETDEKITLAFLQNQLDAAGIGPQALKALLKRSKYVKLYSDFPFVPLVDPVVGGITINTAKYPFNMKEVRWALALALDIVKLSETEEGNMLISALHIPPLPLYRKLYYEPLEEWLQNLTVNGVKVYDPDVPLKIAEVAKRYGWNVPDDPEKIKLGVGSGWWKHLPDVAEQLLLSVGFKRDKNGKWLLPNGTPWKIQLGTNPNDLVAFGVAQQWREFGIDVDVITTYISGINEGNFEVLITGNWPAPEPWGGHADLHRTLYFFHSKYQNKPLGEGVGHVSRWFDERLDKIIDEMEKLDWNDPRNIEFGREGLKILAEELPTIPIGTIGVLTTALVYNDYYWTNWPTLENPYMMPYWHWSQFKYLLTFLEPTGRK comes from the coding sequence ATGAAAAGGTTTCTTTTTGTGGCGGTGCTGTTCACCATTTTTGCAGCAAGTTTTGCGCAATTTTTGAATGTTCCCAGAGAACAAACAGTTATAGTACCGGGTCCTAAAACAGCAAATCCGGGAGACTTCAACGTGATAGCAGGATGGAAAGATCCACACAGGGGGATTCAGCAGTTGTTGCTCGAACCACTCTGGATGGATGATCCTGTGAGAGGAGAGATTATTAACGCGCTGGCAGAAACTGGCCCTATTTACAATGAAGATTTTACCAAAATGATTGTAAAACTCAGAAAGGGTGTTTACTGGAGCGATGGTGTACCTTTCACAGCGGACGACGTGGTTTTCACAGTAGAAATGTGCATGAAATATCCAGAAATGGCAAGGCACATGGAATTCAACGAATACATAGACAAGGTCTACAAAGAAGACGACTATACCGTGGTTTTTGAACTGAAGAAACCCAACACAAGATTTCACACGTATTTCATAGACAGATGGGGATACTGGTGGCCCATGCCGAAACACGTTTTTGAAAAGGTTGAAGACCCTGTTGGATTCACTTTCAACCCACCCGTTGGCACAGGTCCTTACGTTCTTAAAGACTACGATCCAGCGGGATACTGGGTTCTCTGGGAAAGAAGGGAAGATTGGCAAAGGACACCGACTGGTATGATTTTTGGTATGCCCAAGCCGAAATATGTGCTCTTCTATGCTTACGAAACAGATGAAAAAATTACTTTAGCATTTCTCCAGAATCAACTTGATGCTGCGGGTATAGGTCCTCAAGCCCTCAAGGCACTCCTCAAAAGAAGCAAGTATGTGAAGCTTTATTCAGATTTCCCATTCGTCCCTCTCGTTGATCCCGTCGTCGGAGGAATCACCATCAACACCGCAAAATATCCGTTCAACATGAAAGAAGTAAGATGGGCTCTGGCTCTCGCACTTGATATTGTGAAACTCTCAGAAACCGAAGAAGGTAACATGCTGATATCTGCGCTTCACATACCGCCACTTCCTCTCTACAGGAAGCTCTACTATGAACCTCTGGAGGAATGGTTGCAGAATCTCACCGTGAACGGTGTAAAGGTGTACGATCCAGACGTTCCCTTGAAGATCGCTGAAGTTGCGAAAAGATACGGCTGGAACGTGCCTGATGACCCTGAAAAGATAAAACTAGGTGTTGGAAGTGGCTGGTGGAAGCATCTCCCGGATGTCGCTGAACAGTTGTTGCTCAGTGTAGGTTTCAAGAGAGATAAAAATGGAAAATGGCTGTTGCCGAATGGAACTCCTTGGAAGATCCAGCTTGGAACGAATCCGAACGATCTTGTAGCCTTCGGTGTTGCTCAGCAGTGGAGAGAGTTTGGTATAGATGTTGATGTCATCACAACTTATATTTCAGGTATAAACGAAGGGAACTTTGAGGTGCTGATAACTGGAAACTGGCCTGCTCCAGAGCCATGGGGAGGCCACGCTGATCTTCACAGAACACTTTACTTCTTCCATTCAAAATATCAAAATAAACCTCTTGGAGAAGGTGTAGGACATGTATCAAGATGGTTTGACGAAAGACTGGATAAAATCATAGACGAAATGGAAAAGCTGGATTGGAACGATCCCCGAAATATAGAATTTGGAAGAGAAGGACTGAAAATACTGGCAGAAGAGCTTCCCACCATACCAATTGGAACTATAGGAGTGTTAACCACAGCCCTTGTCTACAACGATTACTACTGGACCAACTGGCCAACTCTTGAAAATCCATACATGATGCCTTATTGGCACTGGTCACAGTTTAAGTATCTCCTCACCTTCCTTGAACCAACTGGAAGGAAATAA